One part of the Phragmites australis chromosome 3, lpPhrAust1.1, whole genome shotgun sequence genome encodes these proteins:
- the LOC133912926 gene encoding transcription factor PHYTOCHROME INTERACTING FACTOR-LIKE 13-like isoform X2, with product MNQFVTNWSNMGDNSRPLGEDDDLIELLWCNGHVVMQNQTHRKVPPRPEKTAGSAAAVPAAAAQEDEAGMWFPFALADSLDKDVFSEFFYEAPVAAPVAAAAGKSCRDVPLEDGALAVSEAPCDLMPPPKSTHMSISTQQTMSLADGGDDAGDLSELVRICSAGKAGASSSMLNAIGSSICRSNQMLVQRAVSAPGLASDYCFGATTTTEPTSTSNRSSKRKRLDTEDSESPSEDAEFESAAMAARKPPRKLTTARRSRAAEVHNLSERRRRDRINEKMRALQELIPHCNKTDKASMLDEAIEYLKSLQLQLQMMWMGSGIAAPPMMFPGVHQYLPRMGAAPMPSMPPFMAPQPVVPNAPVNPVPLSPGYRSHVPAVGLTEPYAHYLGVNHLQPTPSQHYPLGVKAVQQNPTLHGVLHPESAPN from the exons ATGAACCAGTTCGTCACTAATTGGAGCAACATGGGAGACAACTCCAGGCCACTCGG CGAAGACGATGACCTCATTGAGCTGCTATGGTGCAACGGCCATGTCGTCATGCAGAACCAGACCCATAGGAAGGTACcgccgaggcccgagaagacggCGGGGTCGGCGGCTGCAgtccccgcggcggcggcgcaagaGGACGAGGCGGGCATGTGGTTCccgttcgcgctggccgactCGCTCGACAAAGACGTCTTCTCGGAGTTCTTCTACGAAGCACCAGTGGCTGCACCGGTGGCCGCAGCCGCCGGCAAGTCCTGCAGGGACGTTCCATTGGAGGACGGGGCATTGGCGGTGTCCGAGGCTCCGTGCGACCTGATGCCGCCGCCGAAATCGACGCACATGTCCATCTCCACGCAGCAGACGATGAGCCTGGCAGACGGCGGCGACGACGCCGGCGACCTGTCGGAGCTGGTCCGGATATGCAGCGCGGGGAAGGCGGGCGCGTCGTCGTCCATGCTGAACGCGATCGGATCGAGCATCTGCAGGAGCAACCAGATGCTGGTGCAGCGCGCGGTGAGCGCGCCGGGGCTCGCGTCCGACTACTGCTTCggtgccaccaccaccaccgagcCGACGAGCACCAGCAATCGGAGCAGCAAGCGCAAGCGGCTCGACACCGAGGACTCCGAGAGCCCCAGCGAG GACGCCGAGTTTGAGTCCGCCGCCATGGCAGCGCGCAAGCCGCCGCGGAAGCtgacgacggcgaggaggagccgcGCCGCCGAAGTGCACAACCTCTCAGAGAGG AGGAGACGAGACAGGATCAACGAAAAGATGAGAGCCCTGCAAGAGCTCATTCCTCACTGCAACAAG ACTGACAAGGCGTCGATGCTGGACGAGGCCATCGAGTACCTTAAGTCGCTGCAGCTGCAACTGCAG ATGATGTGGATGGGTAGCGGCATCGCGGCGCCGCCGATGATGTTCCCCGGCGTGCACCAGTACTTACCGCGGATGGGCGCCGCGCCGATGCCGTCCATGCCGCCGTTCATGGCTCCGCAGCCGGTCGTGCCCAACGCGCCGGTGAACCCGGTGCCGCTCTCGCCGGGCTACCGGAGCCACGTGCCGGCGGTGGGCCTAACGGAGCCCTACGCGCACTACCTCGGCGTCAACCACCTGCAGCCGACTCCGTCGCAG CATTACCCGCTGGGGGTGAAGGCCGTGCAGCAAAATCCAACGCTTCATGGAGTGTTGCACCCTGAAAGCGCTCCAAACTGA
- the LOC133912926 gene encoding transcription factor PHYTOCHROME INTERACTING FACTOR-LIKE 13-like isoform X1 gives MNQFVTNWSNMGDNSRPLGEDDDLIELLWCNGHVVMQNQTHRKVPPRPEKTAGSAAAVPAAAAQEDEAGMWFPFALADSLDKDVFSEFFYEAPVAAPVAAAAGKSCRDVPLEDGALAVSEAPCDLMPPPKSTHMSISTQQTMSLADGGDDAGDLSELVRICSAGKAGASSSMLNAIGSSICRSNQMLVQRAVSAPGLASDYCFGATTTTEPTSTSNRSSKRKRLDTEDSESPSEDAEFESAAMAARKPPRKLTTARRSRAAEVHNLSERRRRDRINEKMRALQELIPHCNKTDKASMLDEAIEYLKSLQLQLQALQMMWMGSGIAAPPMMFPGVHQYLPRMGAAPMPSMPPFMAPQPVVPNAPVNPVPLSPGYRSHVPAVGLTEPYAHYLGVNHLQPTPSQHYPLGVKAVQQNPTLHGVLHPESAPN, from the exons ATGAACCAGTTCGTCACTAATTGGAGCAACATGGGAGACAACTCCAGGCCACTCGG CGAAGACGATGACCTCATTGAGCTGCTATGGTGCAACGGCCATGTCGTCATGCAGAACCAGACCCATAGGAAGGTACcgccgaggcccgagaagacggCGGGGTCGGCGGCTGCAgtccccgcggcggcggcgcaagaGGACGAGGCGGGCATGTGGTTCccgttcgcgctggccgactCGCTCGACAAAGACGTCTTCTCGGAGTTCTTCTACGAAGCACCAGTGGCTGCACCGGTGGCCGCAGCCGCCGGCAAGTCCTGCAGGGACGTTCCATTGGAGGACGGGGCATTGGCGGTGTCCGAGGCTCCGTGCGACCTGATGCCGCCGCCGAAATCGACGCACATGTCCATCTCCACGCAGCAGACGATGAGCCTGGCAGACGGCGGCGACGACGCCGGCGACCTGTCGGAGCTGGTCCGGATATGCAGCGCGGGGAAGGCGGGCGCGTCGTCGTCCATGCTGAACGCGATCGGATCGAGCATCTGCAGGAGCAACCAGATGCTGGTGCAGCGCGCGGTGAGCGCGCCGGGGCTCGCGTCCGACTACTGCTTCggtgccaccaccaccaccgagcCGACGAGCACCAGCAATCGGAGCAGCAAGCGCAAGCGGCTCGACACCGAGGACTCCGAGAGCCCCAGCGAG GACGCCGAGTTTGAGTCCGCCGCCATGGCAGCGCGCAAGCCGCCGCGGAAGCtgacgacggcgaggaggagccgcGCCGCCGAAGTGCACAACCTCTCAGAGAGG AGGAGACGAGACAGGATCAACGAAAAGATGAGAGCCCTGCAAGAGCTCATTCCTCACTGCAACAAG ACTGACAAGGCGTCGATGCTGGACGAGGCCATCGAGTACCTTAAGTCGCTGCAGCTGCAACTGCA GGCGTTGCAGATGATGTGGATGGGTAGCGGCATCGCGGCGCCGCCGATGATGTTCCCCGGCGTGCACCAGTACTTACCGCGGATGGGCGCCGCGCCGATGCCGTCCATGCCGCCGTTCATGGCTCCGCAGCCGGTCGTGCCCAACGCGCCGGTGAACCCGGTGCCGCTCTCGCCGGGCTACCGGAGCCACGTGCCGGCGGTGGGCCTAACGGAGCCCTACGCGCACTACCTCGGCGTCAACCACCTGCAGCCGACTCCGTCGCAG CATTACCCGCTGGGGGTGAAGGCCGTGCAGCAAAATCCAACGCTTCATGGAGTGTTGCACCCTGAAAGCGCTCCAAACTGA
- the LOC133912926 gene encoding transcription factor PHYTOCHROME INTERACTING FACTOR-LIKE 13-like isoform X3, whose product MQNQTHRKVPPRPEKTAGSAAAVPAAAAQEDEAGMWFPFALADSLDKDVFSEFFYEAPVAAPVAAAAGKSCRDVPLEDGALAVSEAPCDLMPPPKSTHMSISTQQTMSLADGGDDAGDLSELVRICSAGKAGASSSMLNAIGSSICRSNQMLVQRAVSAPGLASDYCFGATTTTEPTSTSNRSSKRKRLDTEDSESPSEDAEFESAAMAARKPPRKLTTARRSRAAEVHNLSERRRRDRINEKMRALQELIPHCNKTDKASMLDEAIEYLKSLQLQLQALQMMWMGSGIAAPPMMFPGVHQYLPRMGAAPMPSMPPFMAPQPVVPNAPVNPVPLSPGYRSHVPAVGLTEPYAHYLGVNHLQPTPSQHYPLGVKAVQQNPTLHGVLHPESAPN is encoded by the exons ATGCAGAACCAGACCCATAGGAAGGTACcgccgaggcccgagaagacggCGGGGTCGGCGGCTGCAgtccccgcggcggcggcgcaagaGGACGAGGCGGGCATGTGGTTCccgttcgcgctggccgactCGCTCGACAAAGACGTCTTCTCGGAGTTCTTCTACGAAGCACCAGTGGCTGCACCGGTGGCCGCAGCCGCCGGCAAGTCCTGCAGGGACGTTCCATTGGAGGACGGGGCATTGGCGGTGTCCGAGGCTCCGTGCGACCTGATGCCGCCGCCGAAATCGACGCACATGTCCATCTCCACGCAGCAGACGATGAGCCTGGCAGACGGCGGCGACGACGCCGGCGACCTGTCGGAGCTGGTCCGGATATGCAGCGCGGGGAAGGCGGGCGCGTCGTCGTCCATGCTGAACGCGATCGGATCGAGCATCTGCAGGAGCAACCAGATGCTGGTGCAGCGCGCGGTGAGCGCGCCGGGGCTCGCGTCCGACTACTGCTTCggtgccaccaccaccaccgagcCGACGAGCACCAGCAATCGGAGCAGCAAGCGCAAGCGGCTCGACACCGAGGACTCCGAGAGCCCCAGCGAG GACGCCGAGTTTGAGTCCGCCGCCATGGCAGCGCGCAAGCCGCCGCGGAAGCtgacgacggcgaggaggagccgcGCCGCCGAAGTGCACAACCTCTCAGAGAGG AGGAGACGAGACAGGATCAACGAAAAGATGAGAGCCCTGCAAGAGCTCATTCCTCACTGCAACAAG ACTGACAAGGCGTCGATGCTGGACGAGGCCATCGAGTACCTTAAGTCGCTGCAGCTGCAACTGCA GGCGTTGCAGATGATGTGGATGGGTAGCGGCATCGCGGCGCCGCCGATGATGTTCCCCGGCGTGCACCAGTACTTACCGCGGATGGGCGCCGCGCCGATGCCGTCCATGCCGCCGTTCATGGCTCCGCAGCCGGTCGTGCCCAACGCGCCGGTGAACCCGGTGCCGCTCTCGCCGGGCTACCGGAGCCACGTGCCGGCGGTGGGCCTAACGGAGCCCTACGCGCACTACCTCGGCGTCAACCACCTGCAGCCGACTCCGTCGCAG CATTACCCGCTGGGGGTGAAGGCCGTGCAGCAAAATCCAACGCTTCATGGAGTGTTGCACCCTGAAAGCGCTCCAAACTGA